In one window of Chiloscyllium punctatum isolate Juve2018m chromosome 11, sChiPun1.3, whole genome shotgun sequence DNA:
- the LOC140483292 gene encoding uncharacterized protein isoform X1, which produces MQLPSLLTLSVLSAVTAVARSLPVERGTQKDELVTRCIIEALSTALSKANAPPVSSECRTVLDSGKHEVARKKNTEENQHYEDERHIQESEKHHYEDKGSQEAEGRHGGERFEADDRDKDDSEEQKHLKQANDEERNSEDDSREVEDFKPVKSPYEVKGHRNHHTGQDNHSYEERRYADDQSTDDEEEKHRKRRHSDEDSGQEQNSPPKTDDSELASHGFHEKWPHGYDKGSEESFEEDKAIGLGGQSDKRRHSTGERDSDQEIDGSEEDLNDQDKRNGNYGHEAESEESEENDNEKREKLLNGHIYYHKRNSYGHSDEDRKSPQQDEKNADKSEETSKELEHIKSIQNYLKGNNIQEAYEKGKHHYEDIVDGHMRSNSEESVDEEQYHGKRTHSEEKVQSSEKKHHSREEEKRHYDGNKRHSEEEKPGEDAENEHHGQEKRHHSEEKKRHVHNEKWLQTDEDVEKKFANNEEDEETERNTKHFPRMQQVWWQKKHSMEDRTPDNEEKMKPREKSYFYPEYEGYDGKLEKRHEKRYEDEDQGQEVEDSEGHASRQHFAHDLQEKMMYDRMDKLAQYLKAKKKSFEVPELYDFEENEKQHHEDRKRNMNHRTLTKEEEKELENLAAMDLELEKMAEKLHGSQRN; this is translated from the exons ATGCAGCTGCCGTCTCTCCTCACCTTGTCCGTTCTGTCTGCTGTGACAG CAGTAGCCAGATCACTGCCGGTGGAGAGAGGCACACAGAAGGATGAATTG GTGACACGCTGCATAATCGAAGCACTTTCCACGGCTCTTTCCAAAGCTAACGCCCCTCCGGTGAGCTCAGAGTGCAGGACAGTCCTCGACA GTGGGAAACATGAAGTAGCAAGAAAGAAAAATACCGAAGAAAACCAACACTATGAGGATGAGAGACATATTCAGGAATCTGAAAAGCATCACTACGAAGATAAGGGAAGCCAGGAAGCAGAGGGGAGACATGGAGGAGAGCGGTTTGAAGCAGACGATCGAGATAAAGATGACAGTGAGGAACAAAAGCATCTCAAGCAAGccaatgatgaagaaagaaacaGTGAAGATGACAGCAGGGAAGTGGAAGACTTCAAACCAGTCAAAAGCCCCTATGAAGTGAAAGGTCACAGAAATCACCATACTGGCCAAGATAACCATAGCTATGAAGAAAGAAGATATGCAGATGATCAAAGTACAGACGATGAAGAAGAAAAACACAGGAAGCGAAGACACAGTGACGAGGATAGTGGGCAAGAACAAAATAGTCCACCAAAAACAGATGATTCTGAACTTGCAAGCCATGGATTCCATGAGAAATGGCCTCATGGATATGACAAAGGAAGTGAGGAGTCATTTGAGGAAGATAAGGCGATTGGTTTAGGTGGACAGTCAGACAAAAGAAGACATAGTACTGGAGAAAGGGACAGTGACCAAGAGATTGATGGGTCTGAGGAAGACCTCAATGATCAAGATAAAAGAAATGGCAACTATGGACATGAAGCTGAGTCTGAAGAGTCAGAAGAGAATgataatgaaaaaagagaaaaacttCTTAATGGTCACATTTATTACCACAAAAGAAACAGCTACGGTCATTCTGATGAGGATAGGAAGAGTCCCCAGCAAGATGAGAAGAATGCTGATAAATCTGAAGAAACCAGTAAAGAACTGGAACACATCAAGAGCATTCAGAATTACCTGAAGGGGAATAACATCCAGGAAGCATATGAGAAAGGCAAGCATCATTATGAGGATATAGTAGATGGACACATGAGGAGTAACTCTGAAGAATCAGTGGACGAAGAACAATACCATGGCAAAAGAACCCACAGTGAAGAAAAAGTACAGTCCAGTGAAAAGAAGCATCATAGCAGAGAGGAGGAAAAGAGACATTATGATGGGAACAAGAGACACAGTGAAGAGGAAAAACCGGGGGAGGATGCAGAAAATGAGCATCACGGTCAGGAAAAGAGGCATCATAGTGAAGAAAAAAAGAGGCATGTTCACAATGAAAAGTGGCTCCAAACTGATGAAGATGTGGAAAAGAAGTTTGCCAACAATGAAGAAGATGAagaaacagagagaaatacaAAACACTTTCCAAGAATGCAGCAGGTTTGGTGGCAGAAGAAGCATAGCATGGAGGACAGAACCCCTGACAATGAAGAAAAAATGAAGCCCAGGGAGAAGAGCTACTTCTATCCAGAATATGAAGGTTATGATGGTAAACTGGAAAAGAGGCATGAGAAACGATATGAGGATGAAGACCAGGGGCAGGAAGTGGAAGATAGTGAAGGGCATGCCTCAAGACAACATTTTGCCCATGATTTGCAAGAGAAAATGATGTATGATAGAATGGACAAGCTGGCACAATATTTGAAAGCCAAGAAAAAATCATTTGAAGTCCCAGAACTTTATGATTTTGAAGAAAATGAAAAGCAACACCATGAAGACAGAAAAAGGAATATGAACCATAGAACTCTGACCAAAGAAGAG
- the LOC140483292 gene encoding uncharacterized protein isoform X2: MQLPSLLTLSVLSAVTVARSLPVERGTQKDELVTRCIIEALSTALSKANAPPVSSECRTVLDSGKHEVARKKNTEENQHYEDERHIQESEKHHYEDKGSQEAEGRHGGERFEADDRDKDDSEEQKHLKQANDEERNSEDDSREVEDFKPVKSPYEVKGHRNHHTGQDNHSYEERRYADDQSTDDEEEKHRKRRHSDEDSGQEQNSPPKTDDSELASHGFHEKWPHGYDKGSEESFEEDKAIGLGGQSDKRRHSTGERDSDQEIDGSEEDLNDQDKRNGNYGHEAESEESEENDNEKREKLLNGHIYYHKRNSYGHSDEDRKSPQQDEKNADKSEETSKELEHIKSIQNYLKGNNIQEAYEKGKHHYEDIVDGHMRSNSEESVDEEQYHGKRTHSEEKVQSSEKKHHSREEEKRHYDGNKRHSEEEKPGEDAENEHHGQEKRHHSEEKKRHVHNEKWLQTDEDVEKKFANNEEDEETERNTKHFPRMQQVWWQKKHSMEDRTPDNEEKMKPREKSYFYPEYEGYDGKLEKRHEKRYEDEDQGQEVEDSEGHASRQHFAHDLQEKMMYDRMDKLAQYLKAKKKSFEVPELYDFEENEKQHHEDRKRNMNHRTLTKEEEKELENLAAMDLELEKMAEKLHGSQRN; this comes from the exons ATGCAGCTGCCGTCTCTCCTCACCTTGTCCGTTCTGTCTGCTGTGACAG TAGCCAGATCACTGCCGGTGGAGAGAGGCACACAGAAGGATGAATTG GTGACACGCTGCATAATCGAAGCACTTTCCACGGCTCTTTCCAAAGCTAACGCCCCTCCGGTGAGCTCAGAGTGCAGGACAGTCCTCGACA GTGGGAAACATGAAGTAGCAAGAAAGAAAAATACCGAAGAAAACCAACACTATGAGGATGAGAGACATATTCAGGAATCTGAAAAGCATCACTACGAAGATAAGGGAAGCCAGGAAGCAGAGGGGAGACATGGAGGAGAGCGGTTTGAAGCAGACGATCGAGATAAAGATGACAGTGAGGAACAAAAGCATCTCAAGCAAGccaatgatgaagaaagaaacaGTGAAGATGACAGCAGGGAAGTGGAAGACTTCAAACCAGTCAAAAGCCCCTATGAAGTGAAAGGTCACAGAAATCACCATACTGGCCAAGATAACCATAGCTATGAAGAAAGAAGATATGCAGATGATCAAAGTACAGACGATGAAGAAGAAAAACACAGGAAGCGAAGACACAGTGACGAGGATAGTGGGCAAGAACAAAATAGTCCACCAAAAACAGATGATTCTGAACTTGCAAGCCATGGATTCCATGAGAAATGGCCTCATGGATATGACAAAGGAAGTGAGGAGTCATTTGAGGAAGATAAGGCGATTGGTTTAGGTGGACAGTCAGACAAAAGAAGACATAGTACTGGAGAAAGGGACAGTGACCAAGAGATTGATGGGTCTGAGGAAGACCTCAATGATCAAGATAAAAGAAATGGCAACTATGGACATGAAGCTGAGTCTGAAGAGTCAGAAGAGAATgataatgaaaaaagagaaaaacttCTTAATGGTCACATTTATTACCACAAAAGAAACAGCTACGGTCATTCTGATGAGGATAGGAAGAGTCCCCAGCAAGATGAGAAGAATGCTGATAAATCTGAAGAAACCAGTAAAGAACTGGAACACATCAAGAGCATTCAGAATTACCTGAAGGGGAATAACATCCAGGAAGCATATGAGAAAGGCAAGCATCATTATGAGGATATAGTAGATGGACACATGAGGAGTAACTCTGAAGAATCAGTGGACGAAGAACAATACCATGGCAAAAGAACCCACAGTGAAGAAAAAGTACAGTCCAGTGAAAAGAAGCATCATAGCAGAGAGGAGGAAAAGAGACATTATGATGGGAACAAGAGACACAGTGAAGAGGAAAAACCGGGGGAGGATGCAGAAAATGAGCATCACGGTCAGGAAAAGAGGCATCATAGTGAAGAAAAAAAGAGGCATGTTCACAATGAAAAGTGGCTCCAAACTGATGAAGATGTGGAAAAGAAGTTTGCCAACAATGAAGAAGATGAagaaacagagagaaatacaAAACACTTTCCAAGAATGCAGCAGGTTTGGTGGCAGAAGAAGCATAGCATGGAGGACAGAACCCCTGACAATGAAGAAAAAATGAAGCCCAGGGAGAAGAGCTACTTCTATCCAGAATATGAAGGTTATGATGGTAAACTGGAAAAGAGGCATGAGAAACGATATGAGGATGAAGACCAGGGGCAGGAAGTGGAAGATAGTGAAGGGCATGCCTCAAGACAACATTTTGCCCATGATTTGCAAGAGAAAATGATGTATGATAGAATGGACAAGCTGGCACAATATTTGAAAGCCAAGAAAAAATCATTTGAAGTCCCAGAACTTTATGATTTTGAAGAAAATGAAAAGCAACACCATGAAGACAGAAAAAGGAATATGAACCATAGAACTCTGACCAAAGAAGAG